A genomic segment from Pleurodeles waltl isolate 20211129_DDA chromosome 9, aPleWal1.hap1.20221129, whole genome shotgun sequence encodes:
- the LOC138260251 gene encoding kinetochore scaffold 1-like, producing MDTLLHAPIQIPLQQLQDPDQTYGNKTLLFSDDCDMDMTTNNTILISGDHFEKPDTDENTCKVDFASFLGSLSSSKTSQSNHEFTSVSQPQDTKLPFFNVQTKNSGNHENKIRVDEFLASLKSAPGPTCDLTGEDKENILDSGVGFLGSKYTTSLNASNRPMSSHTNLSAAQSQIYKNGVANLKALFTKDAVQKTFDIENNIGGDTTNHHSKHKEGHESVNSDLKQNSNISQSPPVTKCGLKNQFKYPQNNHKTSVQDGDFSFDFENKTLACEDEMDLTSCHTALINPSDAQTNSNKSLPSFPKHPVTSGTFFTGEQTIISAETEQDMDMTKNVTIGISYMQPADSPASHNENPGKARKPFLFPSENTVNPLADKYLTKSHIVTFEMPGLGQHSGAVQFSSTKKDDTQLTFTRNVAAEIASSNNELQRKTVGLPCEDMDLTENVSSVIEWKSLQKTSFPKKLETLTKFNRLRSIGKPVSSDVGESETTDVSERLSVPIDSQWSKTAERSQQMGLKNSPEHLNTDGDLMRTHQSPPQESTDVTSILKNEDGALDFTRCHTDNILAFLPHVNAAESKSSILHSTGLVSGHEITTNVARFSNGSIPTHVHEVKGSSQKETLEDLRKKIGDNLQNPNAGLPNGTDPTLQSMVSNCEFGEETVRIKEELDITKIHTVQIDCADVQKLTFLAPKSVPPLEQTSSMHSNMRFPGDKTIVLANFSEYMEMAKNQTAVNSSHLRIACHDTSIAEKLATACSLDDDMDITKNHTTILEGNRVGQFQINKETFQSLSNCDNSAEGGFQENAFDKTRLASMGGISEGKNDHYTCCHSHPTKETPSDKIIGFLNEDQDHTEVVNTSIDVSMQKDLPCKGIGTFSQKCWPLNYRPSSPTCDFTEDMNITESHTYCFDHPNIGIPVNHKMESNLEKPEDKSIVESIRPAVMSWRPFAEEIKLEKSAVLQASRQKETLRLSLSFVKNTVCSEKENPDLNPSNPEVVSVEKDLAKITKSDVAGELPTAHDFITEKRCNIPWIFKEQDDSLTITGSHDATAKSCVPKDDSICLKEPLGNAVSHISEHKLNSAMSDSARHTPIEGPSEKTNCLSGDGDLVLCPFMDEMEMTRTHTATINDKNIEAAAVHCAHETLRLERSLLSPEDDRLDMTKSHTIVVDQHNIVKSKITTEMFQYMPTYKKCLEGPKSCVTGRMKQGSIENSTFDVKNSIYEKSHRDSLHYQFPADKTVLLKEDLNMTKSVSPDSSIKGTGRQDPRTDNIMSSSMLSKSLILDEPPSSPQLKEQQEVDVAKKPYCVCRSSEQWNVW from the exons ATGGATACATTATTACATGCTCCGATCCAGATTCCTCTGCAACAGTTACAG GACCCTGATCAAACatatggaaataagaccctcctctTTTCTGATGATTGTGACATGGATATGACTACGAATAACACTATACTGATATCTGGGGATCATTTTGAGAAACCAGACACTGATGAAAATACATGCAAAGTAGATTTCGCTTCTTTTTTGGGTAGTTTAAGTTCAAGCAAGACTTCCCAAAGCAATCACGAGTTTACTTCAGTTTCCCAACCTCAggatacaaaactacctttttttaatGTTCAAACAAAAAACAGTGGCAACCATGAAAACAAAATAAGAGTTGATGAATTCCTGGCAAGTCTCAAATCAGCCCCTGGGCCAACTTGTGATTTGACTGGTGAAGACAAGGAAAATATTTTGGATTCTGGTGTTGGTTTTCTTGGAAGTAAATATACCACTTCACTTAATGCTTCAAACCGACCTATGTCGTCTCATACAAATCTGAGTGCAGCCCAATCTCAAATTTATAAAAATGGCGTAGCAAATTTGAAGGCTCTCTTTACTAAAGATGCAGTTCAAAAGACTTTTGATATTGAAAACAATATTGGTGGTGATACCACAAATCACCATAGCAAACACAAAGAGGGACATGAATCTGTTAATTCAGATCTGAAACAGAATAGTAATATTTCACAGAGTCCTCCAGTGACAAAGTGCGGATTAAAAAATCAGTTCAAGTATCCTCAAAACAATCACAAGACTTCTGTACAAGATGGAGATTTCTcttttgattttgaaaataaaactcTGGCATGTGAAGATGAGATGGATCTCACCAGCTGTCATACTGCTCTGATCAACCCGAGTGATGCACAAACCAACTCAAATAAAAGTTTGCCCTCGTTTCCAAAACATCCTGTAACCTCTGGCACATTTTTTACAGGAGAGCAAACTATAATCTCTGCTGAAACTGAGCAGGATATGGACATGACAAAAAATGTTACCATTGGAATTAGCTACATGCAGCCTGCAGATAGCCCAGCCTCCCACAATGAAAATCCTGGCAAGGCAAGAAAACCGTTCTTATTTCCATCTGAAAATACTGTTAACCCATTAGCCGATAAGTACCTTACAAAAAGTCACATTGTTACTTTTGAAATGCCGGGCCTTGGACAGCACTCTGGTGCTGTACAATTCTCTAGTACCAAAAAAGATGATACACAACTTACTTTTACAAGAAATGTTGCTGCTGAAATTGCATCGAGTAATAATGAGCTTCAAAGAAAAACAGTGGGCCTCCCCTGTGAAGACATGGATCTCACTGAAAATGTCAGttctgtgattgaatggaagtctTTACAAAAAACTAGTTTCCCTAAAAAGTTAGAAACTTTAACTAAATTTAACAGGTTACGCTCTATTGGCAAACCTGTTTCTTCTGATGTAGGTGAGTCAGAGACCACGGACGTAAGTGAAAGACTCTCTGTTCCTATAGATAGTCAGTGGTCTAAAACAGCTGAAAGATCACAACAAATGGGCTTAAAAAATAGTCCAGAACATTTGAACACAGATGGTGATTTGATGCGCACTCACCAGTCTCCTCCACAGGAAAGCACAGATGTTacaagtattttaaaaaatgaagatgGTGCATTGGATTTTACACGGTGCCACACTGACAACATACTAGCCTTTTTGCCTCATGTGAATGCTGCTGAATCCAAGTCTTCTATATTGCACAGTACAGGTTTGGTCAGTGGCCATGAAATAACCACAAATGTGGCTCGTTTCTCAAATGGCAGCATCCCAACACATGTCCATGAAGTGAAGGGCTCTTCCCAGAAAGAAACATTAGAAGATCTTAGAAAAAAAATTGGTGATAATTTACAGAACCCCAATGCTGGTCTGCCAAATGGTACTGACCCAACCCTTCAATCAATGGTCTCAAATTGTGAATTTGGAGAAGAAACTGTTCGAATTAAGGAAGAGCTAGATATAACAAAAATCCATACTGTTCAGATAGATTGTGCTGATGTCCAGAAGCTGACGTTTTTGGCCCCCAAAAGTGTTCCACCGCTTGAGCAAACCTCTTCCATGCATTCTAACATGCGCTTCCCTGGAGATAAAACCATTGTACTAGCTAATTTCAGTGAATACATGGAGATGGCAAAGAATCAGACAGCTGTGAATAGTAGTCATTTAAGAATAGCATGCCATGATACGTCAATTGCAGAGAAATTGGCCACTGCTTGCTCGCTAGATGATGACATGGACATCACCAAAAACCATACAACAATTTTGGAAGGAAACCGTGTTGGGCAATTTCAGATAAATAAGGAGACATTCCAGTCCCTATCAAATTGTGATAATTCTGCGGAAGGTGGTTTTCAAGAAAATGCCTTTGATAAAACGAGACTGGCTTCAATGGGTGGTATTTCAGAGGGAAAAAATGACCATTACACTTGCTGTCATAGTCATCCAACTAAAGAAACGCCATCTGACAAAATAATAGGTTTCTTGAATGAAGACCAGGACCATACAGAAGTTGTTAATACCAGTATTGATGTAAGCATGCAAAAAGATCTTCCATGTAAGGGAATTGGAACATTTTCCCAAAAGTGTTGGCCTCTTAATTATAGACCAAGTTCTCCTACTTGTGATTTCACTGAAGATATGAACATAACTGAAAGTCACACTTATTGTTTTGATCATCCTAACATtgggatacctgttaaccacaaAATGGAAAGTAATTTAGAAAAGCCTGAGGATAAAAGTATTGTAGAGAGCATACGCCCTGCAGTTATGTCCTGGCGTCCTTTTGCAGAGGAAATAAAGCTAGAAAAGTCTGCTGTTCTACAAGCATCTAGGCAAAAGGAAACACTTAGGCTGTCATTGTCATTTGTCAAGAATACAGTCTGCTCTGAAAAGGAAAACCCAGATTTAAATCCGTCAAACCCTGAAGTGGTCAGTGTTGAAAAGGATTTGGCTAAAATCACCAAAAGTGATGTAGCTGGTGAACTACCCACTGCACATGATTTCATCACAGAGAAAAGATGCAACATACCCTGGATCTTTAAAGAACAAGATGATTCATTGACTATAACTGGGTCTCATGACGCCACTGCTAAAAGTTGTGTTCCCAAAGACGACAGCATATGTTTAAAAGAGCCTTTAGGGAATGCAGTGAGTCACATAAGTGAACATAAATTAAATTCAGCCATGTCAGACTCTGCTAGACATACTCCCATTGAAGGGCCATCTGAAAAAACAAACTGCCTGTCTGGTGATGGTGATCTCGTTTTATGTCCGTTCATGGATGAAATGGAAATGACCAGGACTCACACAGCTACAATCAATGATAAAAACATTGAAGCTGCTGCTGTCCACTGTGCACATGAAACCTTAAGACTTGAAAGATCTCTTTTGTCTCCAGAAGATGATAGGCTTGATATGACAAAAAGCCATACAATAGTTGTTGATCAACATAATATTGTGAAATCTAAAATTACTACTGAAATGTTCCAGTACATGCCCACATACAAGAAATGTTTGGAAGGTCCCAAAAGTTGTGTTACTGGTCGAATGAAGCAGGGTTCAATAGAAAACTCTACCTTTGATGTAAAAAACTCCATATATGAAAAGTCTCACAGAGACTCGCTGCATTATCAGTTCCCAGCTGACAAAACTGTTCTCTTAAAGGAAGACCTGAATATGACTAAATCAGTTAGTCCTGACTCTTCTAttaaaggaacaggaaggcaggacCCAAGGACAGACAATATTATGTCGTCATCAATGCTTAGCAAGTCACTAATTCTTGACGAACCCCCATCATCGCCTCAATTAAAGGAACAACAAGAGGTAGATGTGGCAAAAAAACCATACTGTGTTTGCCGAAGTTCAGAACAGTGGAATGTCTGGTAA